Proteins encoded together in one Pyxidicoccus trucidator window:
- a CDS encoding bile acid:sodium symporter family protein: protein MPLRLVKRLARDWFLVGMISAVVLAVLFPDFGSTGGAMHADVVANAGIFLVFLLYGLGLPLANLKAGILQWRLHVVVQTFTFGVFPLLWLLLNLIAGRWLPPDLLLGFLYLCAVPSTISSSVAMTGLARGNVAAAIFNASLSSLLGVVLTPLIVSLLASTTGQSIPLGEAIRKLATLLLLPLVIGQLLRPLLGAWFARYRRYTNSFDRLFILVLVYASFCDSVKAGLFTNYGGGILAVTLGGAALFLTIVLVLSTLVTRRAGFVKEDEIAAVFCGSKKTLASGVPMARLLFGAHPGLGLIVLPLMFYHQLQLLVCSALAERYASRASPPTS, encoded by the coding sequence ATGCCCCTTCGCCTCGTGAAACGGCTCGCACGGGACTGGTTCCTGGTGGGGATGATCTCCGCCGTCGTGCTCGCCGTCCTCTTCCCCGACTTCGGCAGCACCGGTGGGGCGATGCACGCGGATGTCGTCGCCAACGCCGGCATCTTCCTGGTGTTCCTCCTGTACGGCCTCGGCCTGCCGCTGGCGAACCTGAAGGCGGGAATCCTGCAGTGGCGGCTGCACGTCGTGGTGCAGACGTTCACCTTCGGGGTGTTTCCCCTCCTCTGGCTGCTGCTCAACCTCATCGCGGGGCGCTGGCTGCCACCTGACCTGCTGCTGGGGTTCCTCTACCTGTGCGCCGTCCCGTCGACCATCTCCTCGTCCGTGGCGATGACGGGGCTGGCTCGCGGAAACGTGGCGGCGGCCATCTTCAACGCAAGCCTGTCGAGCCTGCTCGGCGTCGTCCTCACCCCGCTGATCGTCAGCCTGCTCGCCTCGACGACAGGCCAGTCGATTCCGCTGGGCGAGGCCATTCGCAAGCTGGCGACGTTGCTCCTGCTGCCCCTGGTCATCGGCCAGCTGCTCCGCCCACTGCTGGGCGCCTGGTTCGCGCGTTACCGGCGCTACACCAACAGCTTCGACAGGTTGTTCATCCTGGTGCTGGTCTACGCCTCGTTCTGTGACTCGGTGAAGGCCGGGTTGTTCACGAACTATGGTGGCGGCATCCTGGCGGTGACGCTCGGGGGCGCGGCGCTGTTCCTCACCATCGTGCTCGTGCTGAGCACCCTGGTGACCCGCCGGGCCGGCTTCGTGAAGGAGGACGAGATTGCCGCGGTCTTCTGTGGCTCCAAGAAGACCCTGGCCTCCGGCGTGCCCATGGCGCGGCTCCTGTTCGGCGCGCACCCGGGACTGGGGCTCATCGTCCTGCCGCTGATGTTCTACCACCAGCTCCAGTTGCTCGTGTGCTCGGCCCTGGCCGAGCGCTACGCGAGCCGGGCCTCTCCGCCCACGTCCTGA
- a CDS encoding SMI1/KNR4 family protein: MIEFIRQRDPAFLSQVEGMPDAAISALAADRGVTLPATYVEFLRRMGGHSHGYTPFGATQDHGFAAIAERLEAERLDDKDDAPPGRFFPVAIETDLSLVALYDHYLDLQRGDGDDAPLVTLEQGVPFRWQTPDETGETCGERIAASVFNHFELRLRANRDVVALGGALQAGQGRAALQQALALLQRAGFAPVLPLLGRVACLQAGPLSVLAKVNENYELLTLRIGSDDALAVKELVSQLLAGLPGARRPAGPRNLD; the protein is encoded by the coding sequence GTGATCGAGTTCATCCGGCAGCGCGACCCGGCGTTCCTGTCTCAAGTGGAGGGAATGCCGGACGCCGCCATCTCGGCCCTGGCCGCTGACCGCGGCGTCACGCTGCCTGCCACCTATGTGGAGTTCTTACGGCGGATGGGGGGCCACAGTCATGGCTACACTCCGTTTGGCGCGACTCAGGACCACGGCTTCGCCGCCATCGCCGAGCGCCTCGAGGCGGAGCGCCTCGACGACAAAGACGACGCGCCGCCCGGCCGCTTCTTCCCCGTGGCCATCGAAACCGACCTGTCGCTGGTGGCGTTGTACGACCACTACCTCGACCTGCAGCGCGGCGATGGCGATGACGCGCCCCTCGTGACGCTGGAGCAGGGCGTTCCGTTCAGATGGCAGACGCCGGACGAGACCGGCGAAACCTGCGGCGAACGCATCGCCGCCAGCGTGTTCAACCACTTCGAGCTGCGCCTCCGCGCCAATCGCGACGTGGTGGCCCTGGGCGGCGCGCTGCAAGCCGGCCAGGGTCGTGCCGCGTTGCAGCAGGCCCTCGCACTACTGCAACGCGCCGGGTTCGCGCCTGTCCTGCCGCTGCTGGGCCGCGTGGCGTGTTTGCAGGCGGGTCCGCTCAGCGTGCTCGCCAAGGTCAACGAGAACTACGAACTGCTGACGCTGCGGATCGGCAGCGACGACGCGCTGGCCGTGAAGGAGCTGGTCTCCCAGTTACTCGCCGGCCTGCCCGGTGCGCGGCGGCCGGCTGGCCCGCGCAACCTGGACTGA
- a CDS encoding SDR family NAD(P)-dependent oxidoreductase: MGALDGKIAVVTGGGTGIGFAIAERFAREGAEVVIAGRRKQRLDDAAAQIGHGARGIATDVGDDAQVQRLIDSVPRVDLLVTCAGGAVFGPVEEVSPKAWRDLFNDRFFGQLAACHYAVPKMAPGSSILFCSGIAGHAALPNYAGGAGLCGAVNAMGRSLAIELAPKGIRVNVLSPGLTRDTAIDWHVPPEQLDAFMDALVSRIPLKRPGTVRDMADAAFFLATNAYATGMVLDLDGGWTAV; encoded by the coding sequence ATGGGTGCGTTGGATGGAAAGATCGCGGTCGTCACGGGTGGTGGCACGGGCATCGGCTTCGCCATCGCGGAGCGGTTCGCCCGAGAAGGCGCGGAGGTGGTGATTGCCGGCCGCCGCAAGCAGCGACTGGACGATGCGGCGGCGCAAATCGGCCACGGCGCACGCGGCATCGCGACGGACGTGGGAGATGACGCCCAGGTCCAGCGGCTCATCGACTCCGTACCCCGCGTGGACCTGCTCGTCACCTGCGCCGGCGGCGCGGTGTTCGGCCCGGTGGAGGAGGTGTCTCCCAAGGCCTGGCGCGACCTGTTCAATGACCGCTTCTTCGGACAGCTCGCCGCCTGCCACTACGCCGTCCCGAAGATGGCTCCGGGCAGCTCCATCCTCTTCTGCTCGGGCATCGCGGGCCACGCCGCCCTGCCGAACTATGCCGGCGGCGCGGGCCTGTGCGGCGCCGTCAACGCCATGGGGCGCTCCCTCGCCATCGAGCTGGCCCCCAAGGGCATCCGGGTCAACGTCCTGTCTCCGGGGCTGACGCGCGACACGGCCATCGACTGGCACGTCCCACCCGAGCAGCTCGACGCGTTCATGGACGCCCTCGTGAGCCGCATCCCCCTCAAGCGCCCCGGCACCGTCCGCGACATGGCGGACGCCGCGTTCTTCCTCGCGACGAACGCGTACGCCACCGGCATGGTGCTCGACCTGGACGGAGGCTGGACGGCCGTCTGA
- a CDS encoding bifunctional helix-turn-helix transcriptional regulator/GNAT family N-acetyltransferase — protein MATTRHERSVAAVRHFNRFYTQKIGVLHEGHLESDFSLTEVRVLYELANREKPTAAELSRDLALDPGYLSRVLRGFGSRGLMARERSEADGRQSLMRLTRRGQDAFARLNARSSDEVGALLARLSPTGQRRLLDAMRTIEELLGGKVETEKAPYLLRQHRPGDMGWVVQRHGALYFQEYGWDERFEALVASIAAKFIQEYEPKRERCWIAERDGENVGSVFLVQESKTVAKLRLLLVEPSARGLGIGSRLVGECVRFAREAGYRKVRLWTNDVLHAARHLYEQAGFVLVHSEPHNSFGHGLVGETWELKLPRH, from the coding sequence ATGGCGACGACCAGGCACGAGCGGAGCGTGGCGGCGGTTCGGCACTTCAACCGCTTCTACACCCAGAAAATCGGCGTCCTGCACGAGGGCCACCTGGAGAGCGACTTCTCCCTCACCGAGGTGCGGGTGCTCTACGAGCTGGCGAACCGCGAGAAGCCGACGGCGGCCGAGCTGAGCCGGGACCTGGCCTTGGATCCGGGCTATCTCAGCCGGGTGCTGCGCGGCTTCGGCTCACGGGGCCTGATGGCCCGGGAGCGCTCCGAGGCCGACGGGCGCCAGAGCCTGATGCGGCTGACCCGGCGGGGCCAGGACGCCTTCGCCCGGCTCAACGCGCGCTCGAGCGACGAGGTCGGCGCGCTGCTGGCCCGGCTGTCCCCCACCGGGCAGCGGCGCCTGCTGGACGCGATGCGGACCATCGAGGAGCTGCTCGGGGGAAAGGTGGAGACAGAGAAGGCCCCGTACCTCCTCCGGCAGCACCGGCCGGGAGACATGGGCTGGGTCGTCCAGCGCCACGGCGCGCTGTACTTCCAGGAGTACGGCTGGGACGAGCGCTTCGAGGCGCTGGTGGCCAGCATCGCCGCGAAGTTCATCCAGGAGTACGAGCCAAAGCGGGAGCGCTGCTGGATTGCCGAGCGGGACGGAGAGAATGTCGGCTCGGTGTTCCTGGTCCAGGAGTCGAAGACGGTGGCGAAGCTCCGCCTCCTGCTGGTGGAGCCCTCCGCGCGCGGACTGGGAATCGGCTCGCGGCTGGTGGGCGAGTGCGTGCGCTTCGCCAGAGAGGCCGGCTACCGCAAGGTGCGCCTGTGGACCAACGACGTGCTCCACGCGGCCCGCCATCTCTACGAGCAGGCCGGCTTCGTCCTCGTCCACTCCGAGCCGCACAACAGCTTCGGACACGGCCTCGTCGGCGAGACGTGGGAGCTGAAGCTCCCGCGTCATTGA